A single region of the Lepeophtheirus salmonis chromosome 12, UVic_Lsal_1.4, whole genome shotgun sequence genome encodes:
- the LOC121127338 gene encoding cuticlin-1 isoform X3 has product MCNPHTSDSYDSHYKVLKVQCEIEMMRVRVIFDRPFRGLIFSKGYYSDRKCIHTPSGLGQTVVTFDISLRSCGMVSSFNNDNHSPQGQYIENTIIIQYDPQLQEVWDQARKLRCTWYDFYEKSVTFQPYRVNTLDPVTANFLGDNLRCWMQIQVGKGPHASEVSGIVKIGQTMTMVLGIKDDENKFDMMIRNCVAHDGLRSPITLVNERGCIVRSKIMSNFKKIKNFDVTANVLAFAYFQAFKFPDSMNVHFQCVVQVCRDYCPDPICSDKTDFQVSDAYESNRGSLLSHRNSNSVINPRSIIEPSNLPGAINNKSTRSLESYRSVDDSKKNCQRN; this is encoded by the exons GTACAATGTGAAATTGAAATGATGAGAGTGAGAGTAATTTTTGATCGCCCATTTCGTGGTTTGATTTTTAGTAAAGGATATTATTCAGATCGCAAGTGTATCCATACACCATCAGGATTGGGTCAAACAGTG GTTACATTTGATATATCACTGAGGTCATGTGGTATGGTATCCtcatttaataatgataaccaTTCACCACAGGGgcaatatatagaaaatacgaTTATCATCCAATATGATCCTCAGCTTCAAGAAGTATGGGATCAAGCAAGAAAGCTTCGATGCACGTg gTATGATTTTTACGAAAAATCAGTCACGTTTCAACCTTACCGAGTCAATACATTAGACCCAGTTACAGCAAATTTTCTTGGAGACAACTTAAGATGTTGGATGCAGATACaa GTTGGCAAAGGACCTCATGCTAGTGAAGTATCAGGTATTGTTAAGATTGGTCAAACTATGACAATGGTATTAGGCATAAAAGATgacgaaaataaatttgatatgatGATTCGTAATTGTGTGGCACATGATGGCTTACGTTCCCCTATAACTCTAGTTAATGAGAGGGGCTGTATTGTCCGCTCCAAAATAAtgtcaaactttaaaaaaattaaaaattttgatgttACAGCAAATGTTCTTGCATTTGCATATTTCCAAGCTTTTAAATTTCCAGACTCTATGAATGTACATTTTCAATGTGTTGTCCAAGTTTGTCGTGATTATTGTCCTGATCCTATTTGCAGCGATAAAACag ATTTTCAAGTTTCTGATGCTTATGAGTCAAATAGAGGAAGTTTATTATCACATCGGAATTCAAATAGTGTTATTAATCCAAGATCAATAATAGAACCTTCAAATCTTCCGGgagctataaataataaaagcacTAGAAGTTTAGAATCTTACAGAAGTGTTgatgattcaaaaaaaaattgccag aGAAATTAA